In the genome of Nitratireductor sp. GISD-1A_MAKvit, the window GATCGGTGACCATGATCTCGTCATGCGTGACGGCAATGCGCGGGCGCGGATCGGACCAGTGCCCGTCCATGGAATAGGGTTCCGTCAGCTCAAGCGACTGGTCGATCTTTCCTGACAGGACATTGATGCGGTTGAGCTTGCCGTCCTCGGTGAAGACATAGGCGAATTTGGGCCGCACCGGATCCACCACGAAATGAACGGCGCGCACCGGGAGCTCGATCAGACGGAAGGCGTCTTCATCTTCCGGGTCGATCAGAACGAGGTTCGACTTGCCGAAATTTCCGAGGAAATACTGCAGAGCCTTGCCGCCGGCGAGGGTGGAGACCTTGTGCTCGTCGGGCAGTCCATCCGTATAGGCGAGGTGGCGGATCTCCGGGGCGGCGCTGCGGCCGCCCGTTACGAGAAGCAGCCCCGTGTCGCAGGCGATTGCCGTGATGTTGCCCGACGTCGCCTCGCCGTGCAGTCCGGGACAGGCAGCGACATCGCCGACGGCAGCGCCCTTTGCATCCACCACCTGAACACCTTCGGGCAATTCGCTCGGGTCCTTGCTGTTGGGCACGGTGGCGATGGCATGGGCGCCATAGGGGATCACCACGCCGTGGTGCGGCGCGGAGGTTTTGACTTCGCGGATCTCTGGCTTGCCCCCGGACACCGACTTCTCCGACACGAGTCGCGCGACGCCCTCACCATCAAAGAAAAGGGCGATCTCGCCGTGATGCGCGACGAAATGAACCGGGCGCTCGCCATCCACCGAGCCTTCAAGCGCCCTGGGTTGGGTGACTTCGATATCGGCGTGGTCTCCGTGATCGTCGAAATGGATGCCGGTGGAGAAGGCCGTGACCGTGT includes:
- the aztD gene encoding zinc metallochaperone AztD is translated as MPSFHRLVASSALALGTALTTIQPAQADDHEAWRLFIADHTAPVLRALDAKNGAALETFPLKAPARIYATESNETVFAVQRDANTVTAFSTGIHFDDHGDHADIEVTQPRALEGSVDGERPVHFVAHHGEIALFFDGEGVARLVSEKSVSGGKPEIREVKTSAPHHGVVIPYGAHAIATVPNSKDPSELPEGVQVVDAKGAAVGDVAACPGLHGEATSGNITAIACDTGLLLVTGGRSAAPEIRHLAYTDGLPDEHKVSTLAGGKALQYFLGNFGKSNLVLIDPEDEDAFRLIELPVRAVHFVVDPVRPKFAYVFTEDGKLNRINVLSGKIDQSLELTEPYSMDGHWSDPRPRIAVTHDEIMVTDPLKSVVRAVDAESFEKARDIAVEGMPYNIVAVGGSGESHENH